Part of the Xenopus tropicalis strain Nigerian chromosome 3, UCB_Xtro_10.0, whole genome shotgun sequence genome, ggggggggactaataGATCCTAATGTACACGTATATCGGCGGCTGGGCGGTGGGACCTGAGGGCTTCCTTTCTTCCCAGCTGCGGTGGGGCTACAGAGGCTGAGCAGCAGCTGAGGGGACGTAGTTCTGCAAAAGCTGGGGTAAAGATGAAGTACAGCTTTAAAATAACTGTTGCTATGGGGGAGAGCCTGGAGTAATAGAAGCAACTTTGATTgtagaattatttccttttgcTAGGCATGCTGGGTGGGGATGgagagtcactgaccctggcaacagaatttttaaaaaggCAGCCTTTTTGGTTTAATTTGCTTGTTGCTAGgataattaagccctagcaaccaaatggcagctgaaattgtgagcaaaaaaaaaatgtacctgtaaaaataaaaagaggcaAAATGCAAGTTATGTTGGAATAATGCCGTCTGTAACACAATAACAGTAAATTTTAAGGTGCACTACTTCTTACAGAAGGTGCTAGGAAAGCCTGTGAGCATCCAAACTTTGCAGGACTTTTCCCTGCCTGCACTCAGCCTCCCTTAGTACTCCATAAATGTAAGGGATGGCTCTTTTCCTCAGTTGCTTTGCCCTAAGTTGGTCACTCATTCAGGGGAATATGATAAAAAAGTccttgcccacatctagtaacccataacaaccaataagatatttgttttcaaacatctggccagtaaatgctactgcgggctggttgctatgggatactagacaGGTAGCGAACTTCGGACCattaattacattacattgcatCATGGTCTTGTACTGTGGTGATAGTCAAGTAGGTGGGGTACAAGGGCTGCCCTTTCCCCTGAGTACAATGGTATTctgggccaccatcagggggctACAGGAGGGATTGCTCTCAGGGGCCTGGTCAAAGGACTTCCGTATCAAGCAATGACAATGCAAAGTTTTATATAGCCAGGCAGGGGCAAACTCAACGCCCCCCAGTGAACTGACTTAAGTTCCATGGAACTATGTATATGAACTTATTATAGCATAATATCAGCTGTATATATTGGggtctatttactgaatgatatgagctaTTGCCTACATGAACGTTCCAGCAcaggaatgactggttattgggccctgGGGTTAATTGGTCTTCTCTAATGGGCCCTGGGTTTAATATAGTGGTTGCCAAACTGTATCAGGTAAAGCTCTACCTGAAGGCCCAACCTTTTACCAAGTCTTCCTTGGGTCAGGGCCCCTCTAAGATCATAAAATAACTACAGATATAGTAAAATCAGTAATTTCGGCATAGTTCCAACaataagacattaaaaacattcaccccaaatctcaccctaactgacctttatgGTGTATCTATGAGAGGAAGTTGCCATTCTCTCCAATTTTCACccaactggcctttaggctgagccaCCCCCCTAACTACCCTACTCCTCCCCCCCAGGATACCAACCCTAAAATTTGGGAACTCCCCATGTATCCCATATATAGCAGCATGATACTAACGACAATCACACTTTTGTGTTAACAGGTTGGTTCTTTATTGTATGTGCAGTCACATGATACAGTTGGAATGTGCAAATCAGTTGGAAGCAAATGGTTTCAGTGGTGCCTCCACCAAGGGGCAGATCCTAGAGGGGAGCAGATTTTTAGGGACACAATCAGGCAGATCCAACAAATGGAAAAGAGAGGTTCAGAGAGCATTTCGTCGTGGTGATCTAGTCTATGGATAGTCAGTGGCACTCATTGAGGCCCTTGTTTGGGCCTGTAGTTTATTTCAAGTCACAGATGTCATGCAGTTAATGATCCGGAATGCTGTGGTTCCATCAGTGGTTCTGTATGCTTGGTTTTCCTTCAGTGATTAGGAGTTTTCGTGGCTTTAATGGCTCTGTATGTGGTCACAGAGGTCAGCGATTTATTTCCGTGGCTAAACTCTCTGGTTATTGTTCTCTTTGGCTCTTGCTCTTGACCTAGAAGTTTCTGTTCTTGAGGTTTCGGTTATCTCCATCACTCCCTCCATACCTCACTCGGTTTTCTGAATTAAGTCTGGTTCTGCTTTTTGGGTGCCTGTTCCTGGCCTAAACGCTGCACGTGGCCTGGATTCTGCCTTTGGCTCTTTGTTCTGTTCTACTCTCTGGTTCTGCCCACACCGGGTACCACAGAGTACTGGTTGTGTGGCCCCAGACCCTGGTAATGATACCATTCTGGGAGCCCCTGTGTCTGGAGAGACTTTACAAAACCGAGTGCTTCTCCACTGGGCACGTTAACTCACGAGCAGCCGGCTCATCCAGGAACCAGAGCAGCTTCCCATGCACAGGAGAAACCCGGGCCGCTGGCAAAGGGTCAGATTCCTCTTCCTGGAGTATACGCTATGAGAAAAACATGGACACAAGTTATATTCCTCTAGGGACATACATTCAGAAATAGTATAAAAGGAATGCAACATACTGAAGAAGAGAAGATAGCAGAAGAGAGTATTAATGAAACATAATTTTCCCGTGATTTAGTGGGGCAGGGATTTATTAAATCAACCATTATTAAAATTTCTTCCTCTCCCCTTGTAGCTACCATGGAGTCAGAGACTTTgggggtcattaataaacactggtcaagtttgcacctgggcagtaaccaacgGCAACTAATCGGaagtttgcttttattgttctacctgcagctggctgaaaaaatctaatcacagattggttgctatgggttattgcctaggtcagtgaaccccaaccagtggctcaggggcaacatgttgctccccaaccccttgggtgttgctctcagtgcccccaaaccaggtagttatttttgaattcctgacttgggggcaagttttggttgaataaaaacaagatttcctaccaaataaagccccctgtaagctgatagtgtgcatagaggcccctaatagccaatcttagccgttatttggctcctccgtgaacttttatggtgcttgtgttgctctccaagtctttttacatttggctgcggctcacgagtaagaaaggttggggatccctggcctaggtgcaaatttgtccagtgtttataaatgggaCCCTCAGACTCCAACGGATCAGCAGGGGACACATATTTTTCCCCATATACTAAAAAGTTCTTTGTTTTTAATGAATTAGCACATTCCAGTGTGCATTCATGGGAATGTATTATACTGCTCCGAGCAGTCGAACACCATCCTGGCGATATGCACATGTAATATAGATTGTATGGCATTATATTTCATGCCTGGAAACTTTTAAATCTGAAGGGGTTGGAAAGCTTTAGTGAGCGGTAAGGGAAGaattaaatgtctaaaaatagAAAGAATGTGCCCTCAAGGCCTATGGCATACAGGCATTTTGATGGCTGCTACTCTTTAATGGAGGACAGTGGCAGTGAAAATAGGTCACTCCACCCCCTGCTCAAAAATACTCAAGAGACAGGGGTGCTTTGACTACCACTATTTTCTCAGGACAAAGTTTGCGGTCGAAGGACCCCATGGGGCCTAAAAATTGGCTTTCCCTTAGcaattccacttcctgctggctgcttTCCCAAGCTGTGCAAGAGTGGTACTCAGCACTTTGCACAGCAGgatgccagccaatcagcagctgacAGGGAACTGAAGTTGGTCTGTGTAAGAGCAACTTTGTGATTGGCTACCCACTTTTTACTGTGCTTCAGGGGAATAACCATCACAATATGCCCGCCATCACTGTTTTCCTTTGCAAAGCTGTGACTGGGTTGTATTAATCCAACATGGAACATACCATGCTGTAACTATAAGTAGCCAAATGGCACCCTTACCTTAAGCACAGCTGCTTTGCCCTCTCCAGTGGCCACAAATACCACCGTTTTTGCTGCATTAATGACCGGAAGAGTAAGAGTAACCCGCTGAGGCGGGGGCTTTGGAGAGTCACTGATCGGGGCCACAACCTTATCAGTCACCttgatggggaaaaaaaaagtgaGAGGCAGGAATGGTATTTTATAATGAGGAAGAGGAGAGAAACAAGTAAGTATTTGCAACCCAGAAGCCATAACTTGTACATGCAATTGTGGGTCGTGGTTATGAAATGTTATCTTTATAACCCTGGGCCTAATAGCTCCGTGCTTGCATGGAAAACTGAGTCATctttaaaatatcattttaatatattatacaggtatgggacccatgctcgggacctggggtattccggataaggggtctttcaataattcagatctcctaacttaagtctactaaaaaaaatatttcaatattaataaataggattgttttgactccaataaggattaattatatcttagttgggatcaagtacaggtactgttttattattacagagaaaagggaatcatttaaccatgaaataaacccaatagggctgttctgcccccaataaggggtaattatatcttagttgggatcaagtacaggtactgttttattattacagagaaaagggaatcatttaaccattaaataaacccaataggactgttctgcccccaataaggggtaattataccttagttgggatcaagtacaggtactgttttattattacagagaaaagggaatcatttaaccatgaaataaacccaatagggctgttctgcccccaataaggggtaattatatcttagttgggatcaagtacaggtactgttttattattacagagaaaagggaatcatttaaccattaaataaacccaatagggctgttctgccccaataaggattaattatatcttagttgggatcaagtacaggtactgttttattattacagagaaaaaggaaaccctttttaaaaatgtaaattatggattgatggagtctataggatataggatatttccgtaatttggaactttctggataatgggtttctggagaaggggtccaatacctgtactacattttaatttgaaaagagtgatattttaaagggcaactgcaCCGTCGCAGGACTCTTACTACAGAAGAGTACCTGAGCTTGCACAGATTTATAATATCAGAGATAAAACCTAGCCACTTGCCTATGCTATGGCTTTATttaagcctatgagtaagtgtgcttggcatacgaaacgcgttaggcgttccttcttttaatgcaacaataaagatttgattttatgagagaccccggagtccggagcgcttggtgtccactacgtttgaaatcggctttttttccccttcagctacgggttcggggccctgagcacccggaccagccaGGGATACCGGTGAGCTATTTTTGACTTGTACTGACTATGCTTGACCATTGTGTTCCTTGAACAGCATTTGCGATACGTCCGGGGTTTTTACACCGGGACCTCACTGTTTAGATTGGTACGGATTGTATTTTCTGAATTGGAGCATTTATTATCACATGCAGAGAAATGTacttttgtttttcgtttttgttttactttatatgatatattatcttATGGCTTTATTCACACCCCCACGCTGCTTAGTAACATCCCCATTCCTGGCATCTAGGTGTGCTGTGGTAGGTTATACAGTAGGGTGTGACCAGCCACCCAGAGAGATAATGGGGGCAATTTACTAACATAGTAGCCATAGTAGTAACCAATTAGATTCTAGATTTGTTCTCTTAGTGCAGGGAGGATGAAAAATGCTAATAAGTGTGTGGTTGAGAGTGGACAGGAGAAGAATGGGGCTCTTACCTGTAAGAGAGGGTGTCCTGGGAACAGAGAGGCAGTATGTCCATCAGGTCCGATTCCTAAAATCACAAGGTCAAACACTGGATGGTCATCCCCAGGGAACAGCTggagacagagagagaagccTCTGAGACAGTTAAAGGGGATGGGAGTTCAGCTAAAGCAACATCTGACGGAGGCATTAATTAGTCTCACGCGGAGACACAACACAACAACAAGTTTCTGCCTGACTAACACCAGTAGCGCTGGATAAATGTGCAGCCAAATACATTAAGCCAAGGCTGATTCAGACATGTCTGTCCCAGCTGCCTGCCCACACTGCTCCCTTCCTGACAGTCAAGGGAATTGGAGAGGGGAACAAAGACAGAGAGAATATCTACTGCCTTCTGTGCTCTCAGAACTCTTCTCTGtcgtcagttaatagagcttctgcagcagaatccagcattgaaatccatttattatttagttttgaaatttcacatggggctcgccatattcttcatttcccagtgtgtcacagccatgtgacctgtactctgataaacttcagtcacactttactgctgtgctacaagttggagtgatatcccccccccccagcagccaatcagcagaaaatgggaagggagcaagatagcagatcccagtaggtatcagaatagcactcaatagtaagaaatccaagtccggcttgggactcctccagttacgtgggagtaggagaaacaataggttagctgaaagcagttctaatgtgtagcgctggctccttctgaaagctcagactcaggcacaatgcactgagatggcgcctacacaccaatattacagctacaaatacatttgttggttcaaaaataaaattttaaatgataattatttgcagtgtgaacagtattatataataataaaaactatgccataaaaatcatgacagtgagGTTCTCTCTTCAAAAATACATCCCGATTAAAGTTCAGTATTGCCCCAGTGTAGGTGAAGGGCTGCCCAGGCATAAACCCTAGTGTATGGAACACTGTGCCACAGAGACATACAGGTGCTACATACAGAAGGAGGCACAGTAGGAATAAGCAGATCATACAATAAGGAATACAGAATGCACAAAGcagaaatatatagtatatagagcTCACAGAAACCGCA contains:
- the pgls gene encoding 6-phosphogluconolactonase isoform X1, which gives rise to MSSSHQICVFSSPAELALSLTQLLVHESQGTCSFRLALSGGSLVQLLSRELPKTAGLNTAGWKVAFCDERLVPFSDPESTYGEYKRQLVPLGLLSESQFVTIDPALPVEEAAVDYTKKVRELFPGDDHPVFDLVILGIGPDGHTASLFPGHPLLQVTDKVVAPISDSPKPPPQRVTLTLPVINAAKTVVFVATGEGKAAVLKRILQEEESDPLPAARVSPVHGKLLWFLDEPAARELTCPVEKHSVL